A single window of Candoia aspera isolate rCanAsp1 chromosome 3, rCanAsp1.hap2, whole genome shotgun sequence DNA harbors:
- the MANBAL gene encoding protein MANBAL, with amino-acid sequence MAAELDFSPPEIPEPTFMENILHYGLFFGAIFQLICVLAIIVPVPKTYKMDTESFETKNAEVVKKPKTATISVNKKLKKETKKKR; translated from the exons ATGGCTGCTGAGTTGGATTTTTCACCCCCTGAAATCCCAGAGCCTACATTTATGGAGAACATCTTACACTATGGCCTTTTCTTTGGTGCCATTTTCCAACTCATTTGTGTTCTGGCAATAATCGTCCCTGTTCCAAAGACCTATAAAATG GATACTGAAAGCTTTGAGACAAAAAATGCTGAAGTAGTCAAGAAACCCAAAACTGCCACTATCTCAGTGAACaagaagctgaaaaaagaaacaaagaagaaacgGTAA